From the Halalkalicoccus sp. CGA53 genome, one window contains:
- a CDS encoding helix-turn-helix domain-containing protein, which yields MTDSMAEMLRQDMECEGLLECFHGLKTLDRECFRALVESAEPLTIDEVAEIVDRERSTAYRAIQRLLSAGFIQKEQINYEQGGYYHVYRPTDPETVASDMQRMLNDWYAKMGQLIHEFEEKYGERPESRVPAEN from the coding sequence ATGACCGACTCGATGGCGGAAATGCTTCGTCAGGACATGGAGTGTGAGGGGCTGCTCGAGTGTTTTCACGGCCTGAAGACGCTCGATCGCGAGTGCTTCCGCGCGCTCGTCGAGAGTGCGGAGCCGTTGACGATCGACGAGGTGGCGGAGATCGTAGACCGCGAGCGCTCGACGGCGTACCGTGCGATTCAGCGACTGCTGAGCGCCGGGTTCATCCAGAAAGAGCAGATCAACTACGAGCAGGGAGGGTACTACCACGTCTACCGGCCGACCGATCCCGAGACGGTCGCGAGCGACATGCAACGGATGCTCAACGACTGGTACGCGAAGATGGGCCAGCTCATCCACGAGTTCGAGGAGAAGTACGGCGAGCGACCCGAATCCCGGGTCCCCGCAGAGAACTGA